From a single Cytophagales bacterium WSM2-2 genomic region:
- the lolD gene encoding lipoprotein-releasing system ATP-binding protein LolD, which yields MLKAEGLKKSYRSLQVLKGVNLEIQKGEVVAIVGASGAGKSTLLHMLGSLDTPDEGEVKINGTNLFAQPQKLLAEFRNKNLGFVFQFHNLLPEFTAVENVMIPGLISKGNSQKIQERAMELLKKLGIESRAQHKPSELSGGEQQRVAVARALINSPLLIFADEPSGNLDSTNATELHQLFFQLRNDFDQTFVIVTHNQEFAAMADRKIEIKDGVIV from the coding sequence ATGCTTAAGGCTGAAGGTTTGAAGAAGTCGTACCGGTCTCTTCAGGTATTGAAGGGAGTGAATCTCGAAATTCAAAAAGGAGAGGTGGTAGCTATTGTGGGGGCATCGGGTGCTGGTAAAAGTACCTTGTTGCACATGTTGGGTTCACTGGATACTCCTGATGAAGGAGAGGTAAAGATCAATGGCACAAATCTTTTTGCACAGCCGCAAAAATTACTGGCAGAATTCAGAAATAAAAACCTTGGATTTGTTTTTCAATTTCATAACCTGCTGCCAGAGTTCACAGCCGTAGAAAATGTGATGATCCCGGGGTTGATATCCAAGGGGAATTCTCAAAAGATTCAGGAACGGGCGATGGAGCTGCTTAAAAAACTGGGCATTGAATCGCGAGCCCAGCATAAACCCTCAGAGCTATCGGGCGGGGAGCAGCAACGCGTAGCTGTGGCGAGGGCTTTAATCAATTCACCCTTATTGATTTTTGCAGATGAACCCAGTGGCAACCTGGACTCTACCAATGCAACTGAACTGCACCAGCTTTTCTTCCAATTGAGAAATGACTTTGATCAGACCTTTGTGATTGTAACGCACAACCAGGAGTTTGCTGCGATGGCCGATCGTAAAATAGAAATCAAGGACGGAGTAATTGTTTAA
- the sucC gene encoding succinate--CoA ligase [ADP-forming] subunit beta gives MNIHEYQAKEVLRKFGVAVQRGIVADTPDKAVAAAKSLLAETGSKWYVVKSQIHAGGRGKGTVKETGSRGVVLAKSFDEVYEKSKAILGGTLVTIQTGPAGKKVNKVLIAEDVYYPGESEPKEYYMSILLDRSTSKPVIMASTEGGMNIEEVAATHPEKIVKEWINPAIGLQPFQARKIAFALGLEGNAFKEMVKFVNALYTAYMGLDASMFEINPVLKTSDSKIIAVDGKVNLDDNALYRHPDLEELRDITEEDPLEVEAGKSGLNYVKLDGNVGCMVNGAGLAMATMDIIKLSGGEPANFLDVGGGANAETVEAGFRIILKDPNVKAILINIFGGIVRCDRVANGVVEAYKKVGNIPVPIIVRLQGTNAEEGAKIIKESGLKVYSAIQLKEAAQRIKEVLA, from the coding sequence ATGAACATTCACGAATATCAGGCCAAAGAAGTGTTAAGAAAATTTGGTGTAGCTGTACAACGAGGTATTGTTGCCGATACTCCTGACAAAGCAGTAGCAGCGGCTAAAAGCTTACTGGCAGAAACAGGGTCTAAGTGGTATGTCGTAAAGTCTCAAATTCATGCAGGCGGTCGGGGCAAGGGAACAGTGAAAGAAACTGGCTCCAGAGGTGTAGTTCTGGCCAAGAGTTTTGATGAAGTCTATGAAAAATCCAAGGCAATTCTTGGAGGCACTTTAGTCACGATTCAAACCGGCCCTGCTGGCAAGAAGGTGAACAAAGTCCTTATTGCAGAAGACGTTTACTATCCGGGCGAATCCGAGCCCAAAGAATATTATATGAGTATTCTTTTGGATCGTTCCACCAGCAAACCGGTGATCATGGCCAGTACCGAAGGAGGTATGAATATTGAAGAAGTAGCTGCGACACACCCCGAGAAAATAGTGAAAGAATGGATTAATCCTGCCATCGGATTACAGCCGTTTCAAGCCAGGAAGATTGCTTTTGCACTTGGCCTTGAGGGAAATGCGTTCAAAGAAATGGTGAAGTTTGTGAACGCGTTATACACGGCATACATGGGCCTTGATGCCTCCATGTTTGAAATCAACCCCGTATTGAAAACGTCCGACAGCAAGATTATTGCCGTTGACGGAAAAGTAAATCTTGACGATAACGCCCTGTACCGCCATCCCGACCTGGAGGAATTGCGAGACATTACAGAAGAAGACCCACTGGAAGTAGAAGCTGGAAAATCTGGATTGAACTATGTAAAACTGGACGGCAACGTGGGATGTATGGTGAACGGTGCAGGCTTGGCCATGGCTACCATGGACATCATTAAACTTTCGGGTGGCGAACCTGCCAACTTCCTCGATGTGGGTGGTGGCGCCAATGCCGAAACTGTTGAAGCAGGATTTAGAATTATCCTTAAAGACCCCAATGTTAAAGCTATATTAATCAACATCTTCGGAGGTATAGTACGATGTGATCGCGTGGCCAACGGAGTGGTGGAGGCCTATAAGAAAGTGGGCAACATTCCCGTCCCGATCATTGTGCGATTACAAGGTACAAATGCCGAAGAGGGGGCTAAAATTATCAAAGAATCAGGCTTGAAAGTATATTCAGCCATTCAGTTAAAAGAAGCGGCCCAGCGAATCAAGGAAGTACTTGCTTAG
- a CDS encoding capsular polysaccharide biosynthesis protein — protein MITQSRVMIFGAGQTGIITRHVLESTPRMKVIGFLEDASDKAGKVIDGIQIFDARTSELQRLFSEYSIDELIFTPKEISLERKNEVVDACIRGLVKVRTVPPVEKWVKGELSLNQIKEINIEELLGREPIKISNRVTESDLRGKKVMITGAAGSIGSELFRQVVLAKPSAIILVDQAESALYEVERESRAMDVSARLYWYLADVNNKDRMRFIFDEHRPTIVYHAAAYKHVPMMENNPSEAITCNILGTKTLADLSVEFDVLKFVMVSTDKAVNPTNVMGCSKRIAEIYVQSYNDYLETLGKPHTAFVTTRFGNVLGSNGSVIPLFKKQIQEGGPITVTHPEITRYFMTIAEACQLVLEAGTMGRGGEIFLFDMGKSVKILDLAEKMIWLSGLEPRKDIDIVFTGLREGEKLYEELLNNRENTIQTHNQKIMIAKVQQYSYKEINSYVELFNDLVYDKNELKSVALMKELVPEYKSNYSRYEVLDKQD, from the coding sequence ATGATCACTCAGTCAAGAGTGATGATTTTTGGAGCTGGACAGACGGGGATAATTACGCGCCATGTATTGGAATCAACCCCACGCATGAAAGTAATTGGTTTTTTGGAGGATGCTTCCGACAAGGCAGGAAAAGTTATAGATGGTATTCAAATATTTGATGCCAGAACGTCTGAGTTGCAACGACTGTTTAGTGAATACTCAATAGATGAGTTGATATTTACTCCGAAAGAAATTTCCTTAGAGCGAAAGAATGAAGTAGTTGACGCTTGTATTCGGGGCCTGGTAAAAGTGAGAACTGTTCCACCCGTTGAAAAATGGGTGAAGGGAGAGTTAAGCCTTAATCAAATTAAAGAGATCAATATCGAAGAGCTTTTGGGGCGCGAACCGATAAAGATTAGTAATCGGGTTACTGAGTCAGACCTGCGTGGCAAAAAGGTCATGATCACGGGCGCGGCAGGATCAATCGGATCTGAGTTATTCAGACAGGTAGTCCTTGCTAAACCCAGTGCAATTATTCTTGTCGATCAAGCAGAGTCAGCGCTATACGAAGTGGAACGGGAGTCTCGTGCGATGGATGTAAGCGCGCGATTGTACTGGTACCTTGCTGACGTGAATAACAAGGACCGGATGAGGTTTATATTCGATGAACACCGCCCGACAATCGTTTACCATGCGGCTGCCTATAAACATGTGCCGATGATGGAGAATAATCCATCAGAAGCAATTACATGTAATATTCTAGGAACCAAAACACTCGCTGATCTTTCAGTGGAATTTGATGTTTTGAAATTCGTGATGGTGTCAACCGATAAGGCTGTAAACCCAACCAACGTCATGGGATGTTCTAAGCGCATAGCCGAGATTTATGTCCAGTCCTATAACGATTATTTGGAGACACTAGGTAAACCTCATACCGCTTTTGTAACTACAAGATTTGGAAATGTACTCGGTTCAAATGGATCCGTAATTCCATTGTTTAAGAAGCAGATACAGGAGGGTGGACCAATAACGGTAACGCATCCTGAAATTACTCGCTATTTCATGACCATCGCTGAGGCTTGCCAATTGGTATTGGAAGCCGGCACAATGGGGAGAGGAGGGGAGATTTTTCTCTTTGATATGGGAAAGTCTGTGAAAATTCTTGACTTGGCTGAAAAGATGATATGGCTTTCTGGCCTGGAGCCAAGGAAGGACATCGATATTGTTTTTACCGGCTTGAGAGAAGGGGAAAAACTATATGAAGAACTCCTGAACAATCGGGAGAATACGATTCAAACCCACAATCAAAAAATAATGATTGCGAAGGTTCAGCAGTATTCATACAAGGAAATAAACAGCTACGTTGAGCTATTCAACGATCTGGTATATGATAAGAATGAGCTTAAGAGCGTTGCTTTGATGAAGGAACTCGTGCCTGAATACAAAAGCAATTATTCACGCTACGAAGTACTGGATAAGCAGGATTAA
- a CDS encoding pyridoxal phosphate-dependent aminotransferase — protein MKDRIYLSPPHLSGEEIKYVQQAFKSNWIAPVGPAITEFERRIKEYNLIDYCAAVNSGTSAIHLALMAIGVKSGDEVICSTLTFSGSCNPIVYQSAAPVFVDSELETWNMDPELLEKAISDRIRFGKKPKAIILVHLFGMPAKMKEIMEIANRYEIPVIEDAAEALGSSYYGKKAGTIGDVGIYSFNGNKIITTSGGGAIVSGNGHWISRAQFLASQARMPASYYQHEEIGYNYQLSNICASIGLGQMDVLEDRILKRRSIFEFYRRELEGKVSFQAELLGTAANRWLTAILMRPGTPAGHVEKMRLSLESENIETRLMWKPMHLQPVFKSAPKYVNGTSELLFANGLCLPSGSNLTESDLGLIIEKLKRVL, from the coding sequence ATGAAGGACAGGATTTACTTGTCTCCACCTCACTTGTCTGGTGAAGAAATAAAATATGTGCAGCAGGCGTTCAAGTCGAATTGGATCGCTCCCGTAGGTCCCGCGATAACCGAGTTTGAAAGACGTATCAAAGAATACAATTTGATCGACTACTGTGCTGCAGTAAACTCAGGCACATCTGCAATACATTTGGCGTTGATGGCGATTGGAGTAAAAAGCGGTGACGAAGTTATTTGCTCCACACTTACGTTCTCAGGCTCCTGCAATCCGATCGTTTATCAATCGGCCGCACCGGTATTCGTTGACTCTGAATTAGAGACTTGGAATATGGACCCCGAGCTGCTTGAAAAGGCTATTTCAGATCGGATTCGTTTCGGCAAGAAACCAAAGGCTATCATTCTTGTTCACTTGTTTGGTATGCCAGCCAAAATGAAAGAGATCATGGAGATCGCCAACCGCTATGAAATTCCGGTCATTGAAGATGCTGCTGAGGCTTTGGGGTCAAGCTATTATGGCAAGAAAGCCGGCACGATTGGCGATGTTGGCATCTATTCTTTTAATGGCAATAAAATTATCACTACATCAGGTGGGGGAGCAATTGTGTCTGGTAATGGTCATTGGATCAGTCGTGCGCAATTTCTCGCCAGTCAGGCCAGGATGCCCGCATCCTATTATCAGCATGAGGAAATAGGGTATAACTATCAACTGAGTAATATTTGTGCAAGCATTGGTTTGGGCCAGATGGATGTATTGGAGGATCGAATACTGAAAAGAAGATCAATTTTTGAATTCTATAGGAGGGAACTGGAAGGAAAAGTGTCGTTCCAGGCTGAATTGTTGGGTACCGCAGCCAATCGTTGGCTGACGGCCATCCTGATGAGGCCAGGCACTCCAGCTGGCCATGTGGAAAAAATGAGACTATCGCTTGAAAGCGAAAACATTGAAACTCGTTTAATGTGGAAACCGATGCATCTCCAACCAGTCTTTAAAAGTGCCCCAAAATACGTGAATGGTACCTCCGAATTGTTATTTGCAAACGGTCTTTGCCTCCCTTCCGGATCAAATCTGACTGAGTCCGATCTGGGCCTCATCATCGAGAAACTAAAAAGAGTACTTTAG
- a CDS encoding serine O-acetyltransferase, protein MKKLVIYGAGGFGRETYWLITQINALLKQWEVIGYCDDGKRAGEKVDEAFVLGGMSYLNESNEDLNVVLAIADPKIRENIRGKLTNSKLCFPAIVHPSVRINDSCSVGEGSIVCAAVLMTVSVHIRPFSIVNLCCTLGHDCELGDFSSLMPAANISGNVKIGKAAYVGAGATLLQGISIGNYTTIGAGSVVTKSFEGNKRIAGVPARSI, encoded by the coding sequence ATGAAAAAACTTGTTATCTACGGAGCAGGAGGATTTGGGAGAGAAACTTATTGGCTCATCACCCAAATTAATGCCTTGTTGAAACAGTGGGAAGTAATAGGATATTGCGATGACGGGAAGAGAGCTGGAGAGAAAGTAGATGAAGCATTTGTCCTTGGTGGGATGTCTTATTTGAATGAATCCAATGAAGATCTTAATGTGGTTCTTGCCATTGCTGATCCGAAGATCAGGGAAAATATCCGGGGCAAGCTGACTAACTCCAAACTTTGTTTTCCCGCGATCGTGCATCCATCCGTTCGGATCAATGACAGTTGTTCAGTGGGAGAGGGCAGCATTGTTTGTGCTGCTGTGCTTATGACAGTATCTGTGCATATCAGACCTTTCTCTATAGTGAATCTTTGCTGTACCCTTGGCCATGACTGCGAACTTGGAGATTTCTCTTCATTGATGCCCGCGGCTAATATTTCAGGAAATGTAAAGATCGGGAAAGCTGCATATGTCGGAGCGGGAGCAACGTTGTTGCAAGGTATCTCTATTGGCAACTATACAACGATTGGCGCAGGCTCAGTCGTCACGAAGTCATTTGAGGGGAATAAGCGAATAGCCGGAGTGCCCGCCCGGTCGATCTGA
- a CDS encoding UDP-GlcNAc--UDP-phosphate GlcNAc-1-phosphate transferase → MENSSWISLSLCSLGLLLVELVYFKIADRFNIIDKPNERSSHNYQTIRGGGVIFLFGLLIWFLLNDFQWPWFVFAAAGVAVLGFVDDLTSLNVKVRSLAQLAFVALLFYQLWPLNWPPYLLPVAIVFCVGTLNAFNFMDGINGITGIYALVTLIAFMYIDQYIVDFTNGDLLNITACSVVIFLFFNFRKRARCFAGDVGSVTIALILIFTLLQLIVKTNNFLWPLLFLVYGVDSIVTIIFRLRRKENIFKAHRTHLYQYLSNEMNFSHRAVSAAYGIVQGLINTIVICSLANSGYVILLVVSVIVIIGYLVIHRVVIRKMSNAIKAS, encoded by the coding sequence ATGGAAAATAGTTCATGGATTAGTTTAAGCTTATGTAGTCTGGGCTTGCTACTGGTTGAACTGGTTTACTTCAAAATAGCAGACCGGTTTAACATCATTGACAAACCGAACGAACGCAGTTCTCACAATTATCAAACGATCCGTGGTGGTGGCGTGATATTTCTTTTCGGTTTGTTGATTTGGTTTCTTCTCAATGATTTTCAATGGCCTTGGTTTGTATTCGCTGCTGCAGGAGTCGCAGTACTCGGTTTTGTGGACGACTTAACTTCACTGAATGTAAAAGTCAGGTCATTGGCACAGTTAGCTTTTGTCGCCCTATTATTTTATCAACTCTGGCCGCTGAACTGGCCTCCTTATCTTTTGCCAGTCGCAATCGTTTTTTGCGTTGGTACCTTAAATGCGTTCAATTTCATGGATGGCATTAACGGAATCACAGGAATCTACGCATTGGTGACTCTGATAGCATTCATGTATATCGACCAGTATATTGTGGATTTTACCAATGGAGACCTCTTAAACATCACTGCCTGTTCCGTTGTAATATTTTTGTTCTTCAATTTTCGAAAAAGAGCTAGATGTTTTGCGGGAGATGTTGGAAGTGTAACAATAGCGTTGATCCTGATTTTTACCTTACTACAGTTAATAGTCAAGACGAACAATTTCCTTTGGCCGTTACTTTTTCTAGTGTATGGAGTTGATTCTATTGTGACAATCATTTTTCGTCTCCGGAGAAAGGAGAATATATTCAAAGCGCACAGAACCCATTTGTATCAGTATCTCTCGAATGAAATGAATTTCTCGCATCGTGCGGTTTCGGCTGCATATGGAATAGTTCAGGGCCTGATTAATACAATTGTAATCTGTAGCCTGGCTAACTCTGGCTATGTCATTCTGCTAGTAGTGAGTGTCATCGTGATCATTGGTTACCTTGTTATTCACCGAGTTGTTATCAGAAAAATGTCGAACGCAATTAAAGCCTCATAA
- a CDS encoding nucleoside-diphosphate-sugar epimerase, protein MKNILITGVSGFVGTNLVDYFKRRGDLNIIGHSRNSSSVVKLINDLQAKTLDISKIDVVIHLAGIAHDLSGRFKADDYYQVNTEGTKRIVDEYLKSNASKFVFISSIKAACDTSASPADESMKPNPVSAYGKSKLMAEEYIQSLEWKHGKSYHILRPAMIHGPGNKGNLNLLYRFVKSGIPFPFGAFYNQRSFHSIENLCFIIQSLIEKDIEQGIYHAADSGFLSTVQLYELISETLGKKPRSLNLSRGMINVLATLVGKRSMINKLTENMMVSNEKIVKAVGTLPVGLEEGLKETIRSFDGK, encoded by the coding sequence ATGAAGAATATTCTAATTACCGGAGTCTCAGGTTTCGTGGGTACTAATCTTGTAGATTATTTTAAGAGAAGGGGAGACCTCAACATCATTGGGCATAGTCGGAACTCATCTTCAGTTGTAAAACTGATAAATGACCTTCAGGCAAAAACATTGGATATTTCAAAGATAGACGTGGTGATTCATTTGGCTGGAATTGCCCACGACTTAAGCGGTCGATTTAAAGCGGACGATTACTACCAGGTGAACACAGAGGGAACGAAAAGGATAGTTGATGAGTATTTAAAATCGAATGCGTCAAAGTTCGTCTTTATTAGTTCGATAAAAGCGGCTTGTGATACATCAGCATCTCCCGCGGATGAGAGCATGAAGCCGAATCCGGTCTCTGCCTACGGTAAATCCAAACTTATGGCTGAAGAGTATATTCAGTCGTTGGAATGGAAGCATGGAAAATCATACCACATTCTTCGCCCGGCTATGATCCATGGACCTGGAAATAAGGGCAACTTGAATCTGCTGTATAGGTTTGTAAAGTCAGGCATTCCATTTCCCTTTGGAGCATTTTATAATCAACGCTCTTTTCACAGTATCGAGAACCTTTGTTTTATCATTCAATCACTCATCGAAAAAGATATTGAACAGGGGATTTATCATGCAGCAGATAGCGGATTTTTGTCGACAGTTCAGTTGTACGAATTGATCTCGGAGACATTGGGCAAAAAGCCACGAAGCCTAAATTTATCCCGAGGAATGATAAATGTACTAGCAACATTGGTCGGGAAGCGTTCGATGATCAACAAACTGACGGAGAATATGATGGTATCCAATGAAAAAATTGTGAAGGCGGTTGGTACATTGCCAGTCGGACTGGAGGAAGGTCTTAAGGAAACGATTCGCTCATTCGATGGAAAATAG
- a CDS encoding glycosyl transferase: MKISLLTVSFNSAATIEDTIKSVRSQDYKDVEYIVVDGNSKDDTVNILRANEGVITKWISEPDKGIYDAMNKAVQMATGEVVGIINSDDFYRDNSIIAQVMQAFADPTVDAVFGDLIFVDPKNLSSVVRKYSSAHWKPEKFAWGFMPAHPTFFVRRKYYKQFGLFKTDYRIAADYELLIRFLFVHRLRYKYLPLIMVVMRKGGVSSRNFMSNIILNNEIMRGCRENGIYTNPFMVYSKYFRKLRELFQ; this comes from the coding sequence ATGAAGATATCGCTGCTAACGGTCTCCTTTAACTCGGCCGCAACAATAGAAGACACTATTAAGTCGGTACGATCCCAGGATTATAAGGATGTCGAGTACATCGTGGTAGATGGAAATTCGAAAGATGACACGGTGAATATTCTCCGGGCAAACGAAGGTGTCATTACAAAATGGATCAGCGAGCCTGATAAAGGAATTTATGACGCCATGAACAAGGCCGTACAAATGGCGACCGGAGAGGTAGTAGGGATCATTAATTCGGATGATTTCTATCGTGACAATTCCATTATTGCACAGGTCATGCAAGCTTTTGCCGATCCGACTGTTGACGCAGTATTTGGTGACCTTATATTCGTTGACCCAAAGAATCTCTCGTCTGTTGTTCGTAAATATTCTTCAGCCCACTGGAAACCCGAAAAATTCGCTTGGGGTTTTATGCCGGCTCACCCTACTTTTTTTGTGCGGAGAAAATATTATAAGCAATTCGGCCTCTTTAAAACAGACTACCGCATTGCAGCCGACTATGAACTCCTGATCCGCTTTCTGTTCGTCCACAGGTTAAGATACAAATACCTTCCGCTGATTATGGTAGTGATGAGAAAGGGGGGGGTGAGTTCCCGAAATTTTATGAGCAATATTATACTGAACAATGAGATCATGCGGGGGTGTAGGGAAAACGGAATTTATACGAACCCCTTCATGGTATACAGCAAGTATTTCCGCAAATTGCGAGAACTCTTCCAATGA
- a CDS encoding carbamoyltransferase, translated as MIILGLNAHHADSSAAIFRNGVLIAATEEERFRRIKHWAGFPSEAIQFCLREAGVTLAQVDHICIGRDPQSKFWKKVFFVLKNIHKKNTLISDRLKNSKKVTSIETELAQISGLDESTIKSKIINVEHHRAHLASAFFASSFEEAAILSIDGSGDFTTTMIATGKGNQITVLDSVDFPVSAGLFYTAFTQYLGFPHYGDEYKVMGLAPYGNPIYVDQIKKCLELKSDGLFEWDADYFASTTEIKLDYSTHVPVISTLFGKKIVEVLGPPRAAGEELTQKHKDIAASVQRVCEDLIFHILNHLQKRTGLKNLCLAGGVAQNSVANGKIIELTKFENLYIPSAGHDAGISMGSALYVYNHILKQERAPAVFSAYTGSKFSNEEIETLLKQRGITYERLDDDQLFDRITDKLIEPGVVGWFSGRAEFGPRALGARSIIADPRNPKAKDLLNAKIKRRESFRPFAPSILKEYTVEYFEKVEDVPFMEKVFPIRKEKRASIPAVTHADGTGRLQTVMKDVSPRYYALIDRFRQKTGVPVLLNTSFNENEPIVNTPAEALDCFLRTSMDMLVLENCLIVR; from the coding sequence ATGATTATTCTTGGTCTTAATGCCCATCACGCTGATTCCTCTGCAGCTATTTTCAGAAATGGAGTTCTCATTGCAGCCACCGAAGAGGAGCGCTTTCGCAGAATAAAACATTGGGCAGGATTTCCAAGCGAAGCAATTCAGTTTTGTCTTCGGGAAGCCGGTGTGACACTTGCACAGGTCGATCATATTTGCATTGGACGTGATCCTCAGTCAAAATTCTGGAAGAAGGTGTTTTTTGTTCTGAAAAACATTCACAAAAAAAATACACTGATCTCGGACCGGTTAAAAAACTCAAAGAAGGTTACAAGTATTGAAACCGAACTGGCACAAATTTCCGGATTGGACGAAAGCACTATTAAATCCAAAATTATCAACGTAGAGCACCATCGTGCTCACTTGGCATCTGCCTTCTTTGCAAGCTCTTTCGAGGAGGCAGCCATTTTATCAATTGATGGGTCAGGTGATTTTACCACCACGATGATCGCTACCGGCAAGGGTAATCAAATCACTGTTTTGGATTCGGTTGATTTTCCTGTCTCTGCCGGGCTTTTTTATACTGCGTTTACTCAGTACCTCGGTTTTCCGCACTATGGAGACGAGTATAAAGTCATGGGACTAGCGCCTTATGGCAATCCGATCTATGTTGATCAAATTAAAAAATGCCTTGAGCTGAAATCAGATGGCTTATTCGAATGGGATGCAGACTATTTTGCCAGTACCACCGAAATCAAGCTGGACTATTCAACTCACGTTCCGGTAATTTCGACATTGTTCGGGAAGAAAATCGTTGAAGTATTAGGACCACCGCGCGCAGCAGGTGAGGAGCTTACTCAAAAGCATAAGGACATTGCAGCGAGTGTTCAACGTGTTTGTGAAGATTTAATTTTTCATATCCTGAATCATCTTCAAAAGAGGACAGGATTGAAAAATCTCTGTCTCGCTGGTGGGGTAGCTCAAAATTCAGTAGCCAATGGAAAAATTATTGAGCTTACGAAATTTGAAAACCTATATATTCCGTCAGCCGGTCATGATGCGGGGATCAGTATGGGAAGTGCGCTCTACGTTTATAACCATATTCTTAAACAGGAAAGGGCTCCTGCTGTTTTTAGCGCCTATACTGGAAGTAAATTCTCCAATGAAGAAATAGAGACGCTGCTTAAACAGAGAGGCATAACTTATGAGCGGTTAGATGACGATCAATTATTCGATCGAATTACGGATAAACTCATCGAGCCTGGCGTAGTAGGATGGTTCAGTGGCAGAGCCGAATTTGGTCCACGGGCATTAGGAGCTCGTTCAATTATTGCTGACCCGAGAAATCCAAAGGCGAAAGATCTGCTTAACGCCAAAATCAAAAGGAGAGAGAGTTTTCGCCCTTTCGCTCCGTCAATACTCAAAGAATATACAGTAGAGTATTTCGAAAAAGTGGAGGACGTTCCATTTATGGAAAAAGTGTTCCCCATTCGAAAAGAAAAACGCGCTTCAATTCCAGCTGTTACTCATGCAGATGGCACGGGAAGGTTACAGACAGTAATGAAGGATGTTTCGCCCAGATATTACGCACTGATAGACCGGTTCCGGCAAAAAACCGGGGTGCCCGTTTTGCTTAACACATCGTTTAACGAGAATGAGCCGATAGTCAATACTCCTGCCGAGGCACTCGATTGCTTCTTGCGAACAAGCATGGATATGCTCGTGCTTGAAAATTGCCTCATTGTAAGATGA
- a CDS encoding glycosyl transferase family 1 produces MIYEAAVEGDPQIVPMELLGKNPRTHFYEGLIPWLTNIQPDIVLMESDPVSRLTWEVSRWAKKNKVPIVTQTYENVDRGIFSTIKSRGIKSVPGNLMIKILNYYMVNRVNGVLVVNEDSERIFKSYGYLSVVRIPLGYDSLIFFADEALRDEYRKKLKLDENTVLVAYFGRLIEQKGVHLLIHALHNIKDSRQWRLLLDNAHDQNETYARQIQNLIEDYQLNDRVFYFEADHLEIANYMRASDIVVAPSMTTGEFKEQYGRAVQEAMACGCVCIVSDSGHLKDLVGIKELVFTEGDTEQLESKLINLINDESYRTQLSESLISRAKIFLTVEAQAAKVNELIQHLKKDE; encoded by the coding sequence TTGATTTATGAGGCCGCAGTAGAGGGCGATCCGCAGATCGTGCCGATGGAATTATTGGGAAAAAATCCACGCACGCATTTTTATGAAGGACTTATCCCCTGGCTTACGAATATTCAACCTGACATAGTCCTCATGGAGAGCGATCCTGTCTCTAGATTGACGTGGGAAGTATCGCGTTGGGCAAAAAAGAACAAGGTGCCGATTGTAACTCAAACATATGAGAATGTAGATCGCGGAATATTTTCCACCATTAAATCAAGAGGAATAAAATCAGTTCCGGGGAATTTGATGATAAAGATTCTGAACTACTATATGGTAAACCGCGTAAATGGTGTTCTGGTAGTTAATGAGGATAGCGAACGAATTTTTAAATCCTATGGCTATCTGAGTGTTGTGCGAATACCATTGGGATATGATTCACTTATTTTCTTCGCTGACGAAGCACTTCGGGATGAATACAGAAAAAAATTAAAACTGGACGAAAACACTGTATTGGTTGCCTATTTTGGTAGGCTAATCGAACAAAAAGGTGTTCATCTTCTTATTCACGCGTTGCATAACATTAAGGATAGTCGCCAGTGGCGTCTTTTACTCGACAATGCACATGACCAAAATGAAACCTATGCGCGACAAATCCAAAACTTGATTGAGGATTATCAATTAAATGATAGAGTGTTCTATTTCGAAGCGGATCATCTGGAGATTGCCAATTATATGCGCGCCTCAGATATTGTAGTAGCCCCATCAATGACAACAGGCGAGTTTAAAGAGCAGTATGGACGCGCAGTACAGGAAGCAATGGCGTGTGGGTGTGTTTGTATTGTTTCAGACTCTGGTCACTTGAAAGACCTAGTAGGTATAAAAGAACTGGTTTTTACTGAAGGCGATACAGAACAATTGGAAAGCAAATTGATAAATTTGATAAATGATGAATCTTATCGGACACAATTGAGTGAATCTTTGATTTCAAGGGCAAAAATATTTCTAACAGTTGAGGCGCAGGCAGCGAAAGTTAACGAACTGATTCAGCATTTGAAAAAGGATGAATAA